From the genome of Segatella hominis, one region includes:
- a CDS encoding RagB/SusD family nutrient uptake outer membrane protein, protein MNKIYKYVMMGIVAIGMSSCGNDWLDLDPSTSVPTKVTSKSEVDATLNGIYSTMQSPYAYSGRLVYYGDMTGDDMQAVSSTKRTASAYLYGFTKSNVPSSYWAYPYSIIQNCNVILTNIDKIEVADADKQTMNDYKGQALALRGMSLFDLTKLYGYPYTYDNGASLGASIVTDVVDKDYMPQRSTVAQCYEQIINDLEASINLLGEKFNKGKINKWAALTLLSRVYLYHGDNEKALNAAKAAIEGAESHQYQLWTNAEYPTAWSNDVSEASTNKGEVLFEIINLTTDSPGKESLGYLYSPNGYYDGCVTKSFYNFLKKDNDDVRLKIINVATKAQGYSSSVYGRGYVNKYQPQQGEGVEDANIPLIRLSEAYLNAAEAAAKLTAAGSDHNAEAVKYLGAIVSRANPAKSVNASSTVTVDQVLDERRKELVGEGHRMFDLLRNGKKVVRVEESNSTLSKTKHTCGKDFMTIGEGEDNFYKIVLPLPLAERNVSHLQNNPGYGE, encoded by the coding sequence ATGAACAAGATATATAAATATGTAATGATGGGAATCGTTGCTATAGGCATGTCTTCGTGTGGCAATGACTGGCTCGATCTTGATCCATCAACATCTGTGCCTACCAAGGTTACCTCAAAGTCTGAGGTTGACGCCACTCTGAACGGTATATATAGTACCATGCAGTCTCCTTACGCCTATTCTGGTCGATTGGTGTATTATGGCGATATGACTGGCGACGACATGCAGGCAGTCAGTTCTACCAAGCGTACTGCATCCGCTTACCTTTATGGCTTTACCAAGAGCAATGTGCCTTCTTCTTATTGGGCTTATCCATACAGTATTATTCAGAACTGTAATGTGATTTTGACCAATATTGATAAAATTGAGGTTGCGGATGCCGACAAGCAGACCATGAACGACTATAAGGGTCAGGCTCTTGCCCTCCGTGGTATGTCGCTTTTCGATTTGACCAAGCTCTACGGTTATCCCTATACCTATGACAATGGTGCCTCTCTGGGTGCCAGCATCGTAACAGATGTGGTGGATAAGGACTATATGCCTCAGCGCAGTACGGTGGCTCAATGTTACGAACAGATCATTAATGATTTGGAGGCAAGTATCAATTTGCTTGGCGAGAAGTTCAATAAGGGCAAGATCAATAAGTGGGCTGCCCTGACACTCTTGAGTCGTGTGTATCTCTATCATGGTGACAACGAGAAGGCTCTTAATGCAGCCAAAGCTGCCATAGAGGGCGCTGAAAGTCATCAATATCAGCTGTGGACCAACGCAGAGTATCCCACAGCATGGTCGAACGATGTGAGTGAAGCTTCTACCAATAAGGGCGAGGTGCTCTTCGAGATCATCAACCTTACTACCGATTCTCCTGGTAAGGAAAGTTTAGGTTATCTCTATTCTCCTAATGGATATTATGACGGTTGTGTCACAAAATCGTTCTACAATTTCCTCAAGAAAGACAACGATGATGTTCGTCTGAAGATTATCAATGTGGCTACCAAGGCTCAAGGTTATTCTTCATCTGTTTATGGACGTGGATATGTCAACAAGTATCAGCCACAGCAAGGTGAGGGTGTTGAGGATGCTAATATTCCTTTGATTCGTCTCTCTGAAGCCTATCTCAATGCTGCTGAGGCTGCAGCCAAGTTGACAGCAGCAGGTAGCGACCATAATGCTGAAGCTGTGAAATATCTCGGTGCTATCGTCAGCAGAGCCAATCCTGCTAAATCGGTTAATGCATCTTCTACGGTTACAGTAGACCAGGTGCTTGATGAGCGTCGCAAGGAGTTGGTGGGTGAAGGACATCGTATGTTCGACCTGCTGAGAAATGGCAAGAAGGTGGTGCGTGTGGAAGAGAGCAACAGCACTTTGAGCAAGACCAAGCATACTTGTGGCAAGGATTTTATGACCATAGGCGAGGGAGAAGACAATTTCTACAAGATAGTACTTCCTCTGCCATTGGCAGAACGCAATGTTAGTCACTTGCAGAATAATCCTGGTTACGGAGAATAA
- a CDS encoding TonB-dependent receptor gives MRRELLLLSCCVVIPSICSAQEKSDTTMVEKKAERNVMLNASDANAPRYIQIGLPSEDVNVYENGLPVVYSSYIHPLSAHWRSDGSLAEVGLMNPQESAIATGNIAYSVNSFSDLGSNTFKGILNYKGNHYGMHQFDLNVSGPLAKGWTYALNMYQNFDPGTFDLKFTNYNDRTQIYKGALTKHWGNRGQLSFLYKFSNSQRMGSVTCFAPFIYHTNGDVTELDGFKLGTSSYVPASQNFMYRDMKTGEVKNTTINDWNKNKSHEFAVLFKWDLGNAWNLDTKAKYTWADANYADFGGSSIMNVKDGKVEGNTNTYYDKNGKLYTGMMDGRRIWFHTAKAKSFLLTSEVMRNYGQHNLKIGLNEWNFDLNYWSASTQWDATVNEYPEFLSHSTVSDPTARTTYYGFNEISTDYAIGNENKLAGYFTDEWRPIESLRFFYGARLEWCRMSVDQLPYARFADMYVGATNADGVTITPQHRTKNKLNYAFTVSATWSFYKGMGLTADFTQMERSPRMTDYANMGPQDLRLRIPLLRGGIYYRNKWIDVTSMITWIQKTNNTDQQDITKPGTSISKTTSLNYSIQTVGWTTNVELDPFKGAHLHALFTYQKPTYKDYSVTVKFDDGETADLNATGNIVKEIPQILIELDPSYTFYKDKMTVWGSFRYFGKTYANLSNALWFNGHWETFAGVKWNATNKLSFNLGVVNFLNQKGASGTISGSELIGPEEAKRFNGYVMSGRYLRPFTVEFGASIKL, from the coding sequence ATGAGAAGAGAACTTTTACTCTTATCTTGTTGCGTGGTCATCCCAAGCATTTGTAGTGCTCAAGAGAAGTCAGACACTACAATGGTAGAAAAGAAAGCAGAACGCAATGTGATGCTCAATGCATCCGATGCCAATGCACCTCGTTACATTCAGATTGGTCTTCCAAGTGAAGATGTAAATGTGTACGAGAACGGATTACCTGTCGTTTATTCTTCTTACATCCATCCTCTATCTGCTCATTGGAGAAGTGACGGAAGCTTGGCTGAAGTAGGATTGATGAACCCGCAGGAATCAGCCATAGCTACAGGAAACATCGCTTATTCAGTAAACAGTTTCAGCGACTTAGGCAGTAATACGTTCAAGGGTATTTTGAATTACAAAGGCAACCATTATGGTATGCATCAGTTTGATTTGAACGTTTCAGGACCTCTGGCTAAAGGCTGGACTTATGCCTTGAATATGTATCAAAACTTTGATCCGGGAACCTTTGACTTGAAGTTTACCAACTATAATGACCGTACCCAGATTTATAAGGGTGCCCTGACAAAGCATTGGGGAAACAGAGGACAGTTGTCTTTCCTCTACAAGTTCTCAAACAGTCAGCGTATGGGTTCCGTAACCTGTTTTGCACCATTTATCTATCACACTAATGGTGATGTGACAGAATTGGATGGCTTTAAATTGGGTACATCTTCATACGTTCCAGCTTCTCAGAACTTCATGTACCGTGATATGAAGACAGGTGAAGTGAAAAACACTACTATCAATGATTGGAACAAAAACAAATCTCACGAATTTGCTGTATTATTCAAATGGGATTTAGGTAATGCATGGAACTTGGATACAAAGGCTAAATATACCTGGGCTGATGCTAACTATGCCGACTTTGGCGGCAGTTCCATCATGAATGTCAAAGATGGAAAGGTTGAGGGTAATACGAATACGTATTATGACAAGAATGGAAAGCTTTATACAGGTATGATGGATGGTCGAAGAATCTGGTTTCATACTGCAAAGGCAAAATCTTTCCTTCTCACCTCTGAGGTGATGAGAAACTATGGCCAGCATAATCTTAAAATAGGTCTCAACGAGTGGAACTTTGACTTAAACTACTGGTCTGCGTCAACACAATGGGATGCCACTGTAAATGAGTATCCAGAGTTTCTGTCACATTCCACGGTTTCAGACCCGACTGCAAGAACAACTTATTATGGGTTCAATGAGATATCTACAGACTATGCTATCGGTAATGAGAACAAGTTAGCAGGATATTTCACAGACGAATGGCGTCCTATTGAAAGCCTTCGTTTCTTCTATGGTGCACGCTTGGAGTGGTGTCGTATGTCTGTAGACCAGTTGCCTTATGCACGATTTGCAGACATGTATGTCGGTGCAACCAATGCAGACGGTGTAACCATTACTCCACAGCACAGAACAAAGAATAAACTCAACTATGCATTTACAGTTTCGGCTACATGGTCCTTTTATAAAGGTATGGGACTCACCGCTGACTTCACTCAAATGGAACGCTCTCCTCGCATGACAGATTATGCCAATATGGGACCGCAGGACCTGCGTCTCCGCATTCCATTGCTCCGTGGTGGTATATACTATCGCAATAAGTGGATTGATGTCACATCAATGATTACCTGGATTCAGAAGACTAACAATACAGACCAGCAGGATATAACCAAACCTGGTACTAGTATTTCAAAGACAACATCATTAAATTATAGCATCCAGACAGTGGGATGGACAACCAATGTGGAACTTGATCCATTCAAGGGTGCGCATCTTCATGCCCTCTTTACCTATCAGAAGCCAACATACAAGGACTATTCTGTGACAGTAAAGTTTGATGATGGTGAGACCGCAGACTTAAACGCCACTGGTAACATCGTCAAGGAAATACCACAGATACTGATTGAGCTTGACCCAAGTTATACCTTTTACAAGGATAAAATGACAGTATGGGGCAGTTTCAGATATTTTGGAAAAACGTATGCTAACCTTTCAAATGCCCTTTGGTTCAACGGTCATTGGGAAACTTTCGCAGGTGTGAAATGGAATGCTACCAACAAATTATCATTCAACCTTGGTGTAGTCAACTTCCTGAACCAAAAAGGTGCCAGCGGTACAATATCCGGCTCAGAGCTTATTGGTCCGGAAGAAGCCAAGCGATTCAATGGCTACGTAATGTCCGGACGCTATCTTCGTCCTTTCACTGTTGAGTTTGGAGCAAGTATAAAACTATAA
- the groES gene encoding co-chaperone GroES: protein MNIKPLADRVLVLPAPAEEKVGGIIIPDTAKEKPQRGKIVATGKGTKDEEMILKEGDTVLYGKYAGTELEFGGTKYMMMRQSDVLAVVEE from the coding sequence ATGAATATTAAACCATTAGCAGACAGAGTGCTGGTACTTCCTGCACCAGCCGAGGAAAAAGTAGGTGGAATCATTATCCCTGATACAGCAAAGGAAAAACCACAACGTGGTAAAATCGTTGCTACAGGTAAGGGTACGAAGGATGAAGAGATGATTCTTAAAGAGGGCGATACCGTTCTTTACGGAAAATATGCTGGTACTGAACTTGAATTTGGTGGTACGAAGTATATGATGATGCGCCAAAGCGATGTGCTCGCTGTGGTAGAAGAGTAG
- a CDS encoding glycoside hydrolase family 2 TIM barrel-domain containing protein translates to MNKLCNFIVLFMALSGNVYAQKTEPWNDPLVNNINRNEPVSDFFGYENKELSDRNDKTLSKRFLSIEGNWKFNWVQNANERPLDFYSLNLDDSNWGKMPIPGCWELNGYSVPVYTNYRYEWENEWKSNPPYVQDLGNYVGSYRRKIVIPENWNGDNIILHIGEFSSNINLYVNGKFVGYAEDNKVAAEFDITKYVEPGKENLIAMQLMRWCDGSYFEDQDYWRLRGIARENYIYAQPKSHIKDLNVTSSLSDNYKDGIFAIHFSTESCDGKNVLVELIDKKTGNTVFERKQQLQGGSSTVESTIQNVAKWTAETPNLYTLRATLMDGDKVLEVIRQNVGFRKIEIKGKQLLVNGQPVLIKGVNRHEIDPDGGYVVSVENMIRDIKVAKQLNINAIRTSHYPNDPRWYDLCDEYGIYVVAEANLESHGMGFGKETLAKKELFNKTHIERNMHNVKVLKNHPCIIMWSLGNEAGYGKNFEDAYDWVKAYDSSRPVQYEMACSTGNHDETRPVESYELAGLKAGKTDIFCPMYADYDSCRAYLEKDYCDKPLLQQEYAHAMGNSMGGFKQYWDLVRQYPQYQGGFIWDFVDQGLRDKSKITGNQIYAYGGDYGRFPMSDENFNNNGLVSPDRRPNPHAYEVKYFHQNIWSKLENKVKGTVSVFNENFFVPLNNVNLVYSIEVEGKSMANGLINLGKYNILPQTSKTIAIPGYAKIVADKKYRGKEKTLNLTYKLNSDSLLLSKDEEIAHQQFVISDYKFPVLNSSETAKVKAVDHAKYLVLSANGVDVTISKATGLVSYLDVDKTPMLVRGFDLTPDFWRACTDNDFGSHMPTLSAAWNKPSMELKNFTRKENGSVVAELYLKETESTLTLTYTLNNNGELTVEQDLKVNPDAENKPNLLRYGMELQMPKEFDRVEFYGKGPNENYADRNNSDRLGIFTQLVKDQYYPYVRPQESGNKTQVRYWKVLTKDNKGLEFFSNEPMECSSLNYLTSDLYRGPVKNQEHSGDLVPRDFTSVHISQRQMGLGCINTWGALPIEKYMLPYQDYAFKFVIRPVR, encoded by the coding sequence ATGAATAAATTATGCAATTTTATAGTACTTTTTATGGCTTTGTCAGGTAATGTATATGCCCAGAAGACAGAACCATGGAATGACCCTTTGGTGAACAACATCAATCGTAACGAGCCTGTTTCTGATTTCTTCGGCTATGAGAATAAGGAACTGTCTGACAGAAATGACAAGACGCTTTCAAAGAGATTCTTGTCTATTGAAGGAAATTGGAAATTCAATTGGGTGCAGAATGCCAATGAGCGTCCTTTAGATTTCTATTCTCTCAATCTTGATGATTCTAATTGGGGTAAGATGCCAATTCCTGGATGTTGGGAGTTGAATGGCTATAGCGTGCCAGTCTATACCAACTATAGATATGAGTGGGAAAATGAATGGAAATCAAATCCTCCTTATGTGCAGGATCTTGGCAACTACGTCGGATCTTACCGACGTAAGATTGTAATTCCTGAGAATTGGAATGGTGACAATATAATACTGCACATCGGTGAATTTTCCAGCAATATCAACCTATATGTAAATGGAAAGTTTGTTGGCTATGCTGAAGACAATAAGGTTGCTGCGGAATTTGACATCACTAAATATGTAGAACCAGGAAAAGAGAATCTGATAGCCATGCAGCTGATGAGATGGTGCGATGGCTCTTATTTTGAGGATCAGGACTATTGGAGACTTCGCGGTATTGCCAGAGAGAACTATATCTATGCTCAGCCGAAGTCACATATTAAGGACTTGAACGTAACCTCTTCCTTGTCCGATAATTATAAAGACGGTATCTTTGCCATTCATTTTTCTACAGAATCATGTGATGGAAAGAATGTTCTGGTAGAATTGATAGACAAGAAAACTGGCAATACGGTTTTTGAAAGAAAGCAACAGTTACAGGGTGGCAGTTCAACAGTAGAGTCAACCATTCAGAATGTAGCCAAGTGGACAGCAGAAACACCGAATTTGTACACACTCAGAGCGACACTGATGGATGGAGATAAAGTATTGGAAGTCATTCGCCAAAATGTCGGTTTTAGAAAGATCGAGATCAAGGGAAAACAGCTCTTGGTAAATGGACAGCCTGTTCTTATCAAGGGTGTGAACCGTCATGAGATAGATCCTGATGGAGGATATGTTGTCAGTGTTGAGAACATGATTCGTGACATAAAGGTTGCCAAGCAATTAAACATCAATGCTATACGCACCAGCCACTATCCAAATGATCCACGCTGGTATGATTTGTGTGATGAATATGGTATTTATGTCGTGGCTGAGGCAAATCTGGAAAGCCACGGAATGGGATTTGGTAAAGAGACTCTGGCCAAAAAAGAGTTGTTCAACAAGACACATATTGAGCGTAACATGCACAATGTGAAGGTTCTCAAAAACCATCCTTGTATCATTATGTGGAGTCTTGGTAACGAAGCAGGTTATGGTAAGAACTTTGAGGATGCCTACGATTGGGTAAAGGCATATGATAGTTCTCGTCCAGTACAATACGAAATGGCATGTTCAACAGGCAATCATGATGAAACCCGTCCTGTTGAGTCATACGAGTTGGCTGGTCTGAAGGCTGGCAAGACTGACATTTTCTGTCCTATGTATGCTGATTACGACAGTTGTAGAGCATATCTGGAAAAGGACTATTGTGACAAACCTCTTCTTCAGCAGGAGTATGCCCATGCCATGGGTAATTCTATGGGTGGATTTAAGCAGTATTGGGATTTGGTCCGTCAGTATCCTCAGTATCAGGGTGGTTTTATCTGGGATTTTGTAGATCAGGGTCTGCGCGACAAGAGCAAGATAACTGGTAATCAGATCTATGCCTATGGCGGTGATTATGGTCGTTTCCCTATGTCTGACGAGAACTTCAACAACAATGGCTTGGTTAGTCCGGACAGAAGACCAAATCCTCATGCTTACGAAGTGAAATACTTCCATCAGAACATCTGGAGCAAACTTGAGAACAAGGTCAAGGGTACTGTCTCTGTATTCAACGAGAACTTCTTTGTTCCGTTGAATAACGTAAATCTCGTATATTCAATAGAGGTAGAGGGAAAAAGTATGGCAAACGGTTTAATCAACCTTGGCAAATACAATATTCTTCCTCAGACAAGCAAGACCATTGCAATTCCAGGATATGCAAAGATAGTTGCAGACAAGAAGTACAGAGGAAAGGAAAAGACACTGAATCTTACGTACAAATTGAACAGTGATTCGCTTCTTCTAAGTAAGGATGAAGAAATCGCCCACCAGCAGTTTGTGATTAGCGACTATAAGTTCCCTGTATTGAATTCCTCTGAAACAGCCAAAGTCAAGGCTGTAGATCATGCCAAGTATCTCGTTCTTTCTGCCAATGGTGTGGATGTTACCATCAGTAAGGCAACAGGACTTGTTTCTTATTTGGATGTTGACAAAACACCTATGCTTGTAAGAGGATTTGATTTGACTCCAGACTTCTGGAGAGCATGCACAGACAACGATTTTGGTTCACATATGCCTACATTAAGTGCAGCATGGAATAAGCCAAGTATGGAACTGAAGAATTTTACCCGTAAGGAGAATGGTTCTGTTGTTGCCGAGTTGTATCTCAAAGAAACAGAGTCAACACTGACTCTTACCTATACATTGAATAATAATGGAGAACTGACTGTTGAACAAGATCTGAAGGTAAATCCTGATGCGGAGAACAAGCCAAATCTTCTGCGCTATGGAATGGAATTGCAGATGCCTAAGGAGTTTGATAGAGTTGAATTCTACGGAAAGGGTCCTAACGAGAATTATGCAGACCGTAACAATTCCGACAGATTGGGCATTTTTACCCAGTTGGTAAAGGATCAGTATTATCCATACGTTCGTCCACAGGAGTCTGGCAACAAGACGCAGGTAAGATATTGGAAGGTTCTGACAAAAGACAATAAAGGTCTGGAGTTTTTCTCCAATGAGCCAATGGAGTGTTCAAGCCTGAACTATCTGACTTCAGATCTTTACCGCGGACCGGTAAAGAACCAAGAACATTCTGGAGACCTTGTACCACGAGACTTTACCTCTGTACACATTAGTCAGAGACAAATGGGATTGGGATGTATCAATACATGGGGCGCATTACCTATTGAGAAATATATGCTTCCTTATCAGGACTATGCATTCAAATTCGTGATTCGTCCTGTAAGATAA
- a CDS encoding Na+/H+ antiporter NhaC family protein — MDYNMIGTAWSLLPPIVAIALALKTKEVYSSLFIGIILGAVEYCISMGTGLDGFLVHLTNHTVIEGDETKGYGLIHCLSDPWNVGILIFLVLLGSIVSLMNKAGGSAAFGRWASKHVKTKMGVQIATILLGILIFIDDYFNCLTVGSVMRPIAVRNGVTKEKLAYLIDSTAAPVCIISPISSWAAAVSGFVSGGENGLALFCKAIPFNFYAFFTILFMFGIVWLDFDFKAMSKYDARLKEWYERTNGGKLDEVSGTKLHIVEHGVGAKKGEEATASKGSVADLVIPIVLLIIFCMTGMVYSGGYFDATSDNYHHFVDAFAASNASVGLVIGSLGSFILTIILFVSRKTLAFTDAMSSLIKGFEAMVPAILILTLAWTLKSMTDSLGAAEYVSGVVANSAAGLQQLLPAIIFIVAAFLAFATGTSWGTFGILIPICIAVFPAAEPLRIISISACMAGAVCGDHISPISDTTIMASAGAECKHVHHVSSQLPYALTVATVSFITFLIAGFTQQLGIFGSAVVSWICGISLLAGALYVLKKKF; from the coding sequence ATGGATTACAATATGATAGGCACCGCATGGTCGCTCCTTCCCCCTATCGTTGCCATTGCACTGGCTCTGAAAACGAAGGAAGTTTATTCTTCACTCTTCATCGGCATCATCTTAGGAGCCGTAGAATACTGCATATCTATGGGTACGGGCTTAGACGGATTTCTCGTCCATCTCACCAACCATACCGTCATAGAAGGAGATGAAACCAAAGGATACGGACTGATACATTGTCTCTCAGACCCATGGAATGTCGGCATCCTGATATTCCTGGTATTATTGGGCTCCATCGTATCCCTGATGAACAAGGCTGGAGGTTCAGCAGCATTCGGCAGATGGGCATCCAAGCACGTGAAGACCAAGATGGGGGTCCAGATAGCCACCATCCTGTTGGGCATACTCATCTTTATCGACGATTACTTCAATTGTCTCACGGTAGGTTCAGTGATGCGCCCTATCGCCGTTCGCAATGGCGTGACCAAGGAAAAATTAGCTTATCTCATCGACTCCACAGCAGCACCCGTCTGCATCATCTCCCCAATCTCCAGTTGGGCTGCAGCAGTTTCCGGTTTCGTTTCTGGAGGAGAGAACGGACTCGCCCTCTTCTGCAAGGCCATTCCTTTCAATTTCTATGCCTTCTTTACCATCCTCTTCATGTTTGGTATAGTTTGGTTAGACTTTGATTTCAAGGCGATGAGCAAATACGATGCCCGACTGAAGGAATGGTATGAAAGAACCAATGGAGGAAAGCTCGACGAAGTGAGCGGCACCAAACTGCACATCGTAGAACATGGCGTGGGAGCCAAGAAGGGCGAAGAAGCAACAGCCAGCAAAGGTTCCGTAGCCGACCTTGTGATACCGATAGTCCTGCTCATCATCTTTTGCATGACGGGCATGGTATATTCCGGCGGATACTTTGATGCAACCAGCGACAACTACCATCATTTCGTAGATGCCTTCGCTGCAAGCAATGCCTCTGTAGGACTGGTCATCGGTTCATTAGGTTCCTTCATCCTGACCATCATCCTCTTTGTATCCCGCAAGACATTAGCGTTTACCGATGCCATGAGTAGCCTCATCAAAGGCTTCGAGGCAATGGTACCAGCCATACTGATCCTTACATTGGCGTGGACGTTGAAGAGCATGACCGACTCATTGGGAGCAGCAGAATACGTATCAGGCGTAGTAGCCAACAGTGCAGCCGGACTGCAGCAACTCTTACCAGCCATCATCTTCATCGTGGCAGCATTCTTAGCCTTTGCCACAGGCACCTCATGGGGCACCTTCGGCATACTGATTCCAATCTGCATCGCAGTATTCCCAGCCGCCGAGCCGCTTCGCATCATCTCCATTTCAGCATGTATGGCAGGAGCAGTGTGTGGAGATCATATCTCCCCAATCTCCGACACCACCATTATGGCAAGTGCCGGCGCCGAGTGCAAGCATGTGCATCACGTATCCTCCCAGTTGCCTTATGCCCTCACGGTAGCCACGGTATCCTTCATCACCTTCCTGATAGCAGGTTTCACCCAACAGTTGGGCATATTCGGCAGTGCTGTCGTATCATGGATATGCGGCATCAGCTTATTGGCAGGAGCCCTCTATGTATTGAAAAAGAAGTTCTAA
- a CDS encoding metallophosphoesterase, whose translation MMVMLTMFSITISAKEHADDKKLSCDGPYVVYQTDGSVRVISVTENGEVKDTVYAVLPKDFTLHVADHEGKYPFSVCLHSIARQPWKQSQARKTFVMSDPHGRLNLVVSLLKANGVIDSQLRWAYGDNQLVVIGDIFDRGYDVPQIFWLFYKLEAEAAECGGRVSVLLGNHEPMELAGDMRYAKPKYKMLADTLGISYRHLFGSNTELGRWLATRNAMQVIGRNLFVHAGISKEFYDRDLKIPVVNDTISSVLFMKSKQRKAHSEFCKFLYGNRGPIWYRGLVLKTKKWSPLSNDSLDMVLQRYDVDRIYVGHTIFKDIKRFYKGKVIAVNVDNLDNYNHQRGRAVLIDEDKVYVVGDKGIKRKL comes from the coding sequence ATGATGGTGATGCTGACGATGTTCAGCATCACCATTTCGGCTAAGGAGCATGCCGACGACAAGAAGTTGTCGTGCGATGGTCCCTATGTGGTCTATCAGACTGACGGTAGTGTAAGAGTTATCTCGGTAACTGAGAATGGCGAGGTGAAAGATACTGTCTATGCAGTCTTGCCAAAGGATTTTACTCTGCATGTGGCTGACCATGAGGGGAAATACCCTTTCTCTGTATGTCTGCATTCTATCGCTCGTCAGCCATGGAAGCAGAGTCAGGCAAGGAAAACCTTTGTGATGTCCGATCCTCATGGCAGACTCAACTTGGTAGTCAGCCTGCTGAAGGCCAATGGTGTTATTGACAGCCAGTTACGCTGGGCTTATGGCGACAATCAGCTGGTGGTTATTGGCGACATCTTCGACCGAGGTTATGATGTACCTCAGATTTTTTGGCTCTTCTATAAACTTGAGGCCGAGGCTGCCGAGTGTGGCGGTCGTGTTTCTGTGTTGTTGGGCAATCACGAGCCTATGGAGTTGGCTGGCGATATGCGTTACGCCAAGCCTAAATATAAGATGCTTGCCGACACCCTGGGAATTTCTTATCGCCATCTCTTCGGTTCGAATACCGAGCTGGGCCGATGGCTTGCCACACGTAATGCCATGCAGGTGATTGGCCGCAATCTTTTTGTGCATGCCGGTATCAGCAAGGAATTCTATGACCGTGATTTGAAAATCCCTGTAGTCAACGACACTATCAGCAGTGTGCTCTTTATGAAGAGCAAACAGCGCAAGGCTCATTCTGAGTTCTGTAAGTTCCTTTATGGCAACCGTGGTCCCATTTGGTATCGTGGCTTGGTGCTGAAGACCAAGAAATGGTCGCCTTTGTCAAACGATTCTCTCGATATGGTGCTTCAGCGTTACGATGTGGATAGAATCTATGTTGGTCATACGATATTCAAGGACATCAAGCGTTTCTATAAGGGAAAGGTCATAGCCGTGAATGTCGATAATCTGGATAACTACAACCATCAGCGTGGCAGGGCTGTCCTGATAGATGAGGATAAGGTATATGTTGTCGGTGACAAGGGAATTAAGCGCAAGCTGTAG